The nucleotide sequence ATCAAACAAAAGACACTATCTCCCACGAAGGGTACCGTGATCGATGGCAACCGCCTGTATATCGTAAAATTCTAGAGGTACCTCTACCGGTTGAAACGGTAAATGGCGGGCCCCGGCCCACCATTTTTTTGATTCCCTATTCCTTTGTAGGTACCCTTACCTCATAAAAACTACCCGAAGGCACCCGCAGGCGATAATCCGTCGTGTTGCTAAACCAGGGATTGAGCAATCTTAATTCTTTATAGGTAGTCTTGTTGGCTTTGGCAAATGCAATCAGGTCCGTATCGCGATCTACCTTTACCGTTTTGAACTGGTAGGGGCGGTACTGATCCTCAGGGCGTAGGAAGTAACCATAGGCTTCCGGGTTTTCCAGGATCACCTTGAAAGCCAGGATACGGTAAAAGTATCGCGCTGTTTCGGGATTGAGGTACAGGTCCCAGAAATTATCCGTCTGCTGGTACTTCAGCACATTCTGCATCCCCGTGAGCCCCCGGTTGTACGAACTAGCGACCAGCGGCCAGCTTTTCAGACGGACGTAGGCCCATTTGAGATAGCGGGTAGCGGCCTCGGTGGCTAGCTTGGGATCGCGGCGCATGTCCACGTCCTCGTTGATGGTCAGTCCGAAATCACGGGCCGTAGGCTGCATGAATTGCCACATGCCCACCGCCCCGGCGGGCGACTGCACCGTGTTTTCGAGTTCACTTTCGGCTACGGCCAGATAAATCAGATCGGTAGGTACGTCGTTTTCGCGCAATGTTTTTTCGACCAGTGGCCGCCAGCGAGCGATATTTTTCATCACGAAAATAGTCCGCGAATGCCCGAATGTGTTCACTACCAATTCACGTTCAAGGCTCTCGCGCACATCGTCGCGCTCCAGGGGTACCCGCTCGCCGGCGAAGGTCAGCGTGTCGGGCAGGGGAGGCAGCGTGACATATTGCGGCTTGCCGGCGGGGAAGCTATCGATGGGATAAATGGCAGTCCGTTCCGCAAAAGGCAATCGCTCATCTTGTATCGAGGGAGGCGTTGTGTTCTGAGAATGGCATCCGTAACAGAGGAGTACATTGAGAAATATAAGGTATCGGGTCATGTATTTTCAAATATTGTAGTACCACCCGCGCCGTGTTGGTTTTTCCAGGCCCGGAACATCACGTCGCAGTTGACAACCAGTTCGGCGTTCCCGAATCGATCCACGGCGATCAGACCGCCCTGGCCACCCGCCTTTCTGATTTTTTCATGAACCACTTGCTGGCAGGCTTCCCGCAATGATAGGCCTTTATACTCAATCAAACAAAAAACGTCGTAGGCTGCCACGGCCCGCATGAAGTACTCACCGTCACCAGTGCAGGATACCGCACAGGCCTGATTGTTGGCGTAGGTACCACTGCCGATGATGGGGCTGTCACCTACGCGGCCATAGTTTTTGTTGGCAAATCCGCCCGTAGAAGTGGCTGCCGCCAGGTTGCCGGCTTTGTCCAGGGCTACTGCCCCTACGGTACCTTTGCCCGTGTTACATTCTTTTGCGCGTTGCTTGGCGATCAGGAGTTCGCGGTAGCGGTCTTCGTTATAGAAATAGGTATCCTCCTCGAAGCGCTGTCCCTGCTCCCGGGCAAATGTTTCGGCACCTTCCCCCGTTAGCAGGACGTTTTTGGTTTTGTCCAGCACAGTACGGGCCAGCCTGACGGGGTTCTTGACGTTACGTACCCCCGCCACGGCTCCCGCCTGTCCGGTTTGCCCGCACATGATGGCGGCGTCCATTTCGTGAAACTGATGGTAGTTGAAGGCCGATCCGCGTCCGGCATTGAACAGGGGGTTATCTTCCAGCGTCGTTACGGATTTTTCAACGGCGTCCAGTGCGGTACCTCCCGCCGCCAGCAAAGCATAGCCTGCATCCATCGCCTCATTTAGGGCGGAATGGTATACTTTTTCCAGATCGGGCGTGAGGTCAGCCGGGTCGATCCAGCAGGAACCACCATGAATGGCCAGGGTGAACATAGGGGGTAAGATAGATTGGGATTTGAAAAAATTACTCCGCCGGTGCCAGGTCCAGTACTTCACTGGTATAGGTACGCATCGCATGACAGAGCGCCGGATTATCGCCCAGGGACTGTCCGTAGGACGGAATCATCTCCCGGAGTTTCTGTTGCC is from Salmonirosea aquatica and encodes:
- a CDS encoding lytic transglycosylase domain-containing protein, encoding MTRYLIFLNVLLCYGCHSQNTTPPSIQDERLPFAERTAIYPIDSFPAGKPQYVTLPPLPDTLTFAGERVPLERDDVRESLERELVVNTFGHSRTIFVMKNIARWRPLVEKTLRENDVPTDLIYLAVAESELENTVQSPAGAVGMWQFMQPTARDFGLTINEDVDMRRDPKLATEAATRYLKWAYVRLKSWPLVASSYNRGLTGMQNVLKYQQTDNFWDLYLNPETARYFYRILAFKVILENPEAYGYFLRPEDQYRPYQFKTVKVDRDTDLIAFAKANKTTYKELRLLNPWFSNTTDYRLRVPSGSFYEVRVPTKE
- a CDS encoding isoaspartyl peptidase/L-asparaginase family protein, encoding MFTLAIHGGSCWIDPADLTPDLEKVYHSALNEAMDAGYALLAAGGTALDAVEKSVTTLEDNPLFNAGRGSAFNYHQFHEMDAAIMCGQTGQAGAVAGVRNVKNPVRLARTVLDKTKNVLLTGEGAETFAREQGQRFEEDTYFYNEDRYRELLIAKQRAKECNTGKGTVGAVALDKAGNLAAATSTGGFANKNYGRVGDSPIIGSGTYANNQACAVSCTGDGEYFMRAVAAYDVFCLIEYKGLSLREACQQVVHEKIRKAGGQGGLIAVDRFGNAELVVNCDVMFRAWKNQHGAGGTTIFENT